In Entelurus aequoreus isolate RoL-2023_Sb linkage group LG02, RoL_Eaeq_v1.1, whole genome shotgun sequence, one genomic interval encodes:
- the LOC133630286 gene encoding gastrula zinc finger protein XlCGF17.1-like, whose product MEQEEPHIKKEEEESQHSHFKREAEESPPPRIKEEEEERSVSQEFSVIRVVVKSEEEEVKGESEDQREVERPGISSTHHMTAEGGGGGGGGGGGGGDLAPLSDSEHTTSSDTDEEDSKAGTTCQTDDTHFKCSFCDKTFTKKRSLKSHQKNHTEEKRFMCSDCGKTFSLKSHLMRHSRIHTGEKPFSCSICGKDFTLKGSLTIHMRRHTGEKPFECSICGKRFSCNVNCTSHTRTHTGEKQFSCSVCGKSFARRGDLKIHTRIHTGEEPFSCSICGVGFVRSQCLKRHTRKHTGEKPFTCSACGASFARRDDMIMHTRRHTGEKPFSCSSCDKSFCNKTNLARHTRTHTGEKVFRCSVCPLSFSYKYQLDKHACAGENCTTK is encoded by the coding sequence ATGGAGCAAGAGGAGCCACACataaaaaaggaagaggaggaatcgCAGCATTCCCACTTCAAAAGGGAAGCGGAGGAATCACCGCCCCCCcgcattaaagaggaagaagaagaacgcAGCGTCAGTCAGGAGTTCTCAGTGATCCGTGTGGTCGTGAAGAGTGAAGAAGAGGAGGtgaaaggtgaaagtgaggatcAGAGAGAGGTGGAGAGACCAGGCATCAGCTCAACTCATCACATGACAGCagaaggtggtggtggtggtggtggtggtggtggtggtggaggagaCTTAGCTCCACTGTCAGATAGTGAGCACACAACATCTTCTGACACTGACGAGGAAGACTCCAAAGCTGGTACGACGTGTCAGACCGACGACACACACTTCAAATGTTCTTTCTGTGACAAAACCTTCACCAAGAAGAGAAGTCTGAAAAGTCACCAGAAGAATCACACGGAGGAGAAACGCTTTATGTGTTCAGATTGTGGCAAAACCTTCTCTCTCAAATCACATTTGATGAGACACAgcagaatacacactggagaaaaacctttttcctgttcaatatGCGGTAAAGACTTCACTCTGAAAGGAAGTCTGACCATACACATGAGGaggcacactggagagaaacctttcgaGTGCTCAATTTGCGGCAAAAGATTTTCTTGCAACGTAAACTGCACGTcgcacacgcgcacgcacacggGAGAGAAACAGTTTTCCTGCTCGGTTTGTGGCAAAAGTTTTGCACGGCGAGGCGACTTGAAAATACACACCAGGATACACACCGGAGAGGAACCCTTTTCCTGTTCAATATGCGGGGTGGGGTTCGTGCGCAGTCAGTGTTTGAAAAGACACACGCGAAAACACACCGGGGAGAAACCTTTCACCTGCTCGGCGTGCGGCGCCAGTTTCGCGCGGCGGGACGACATGATAATGCACACCCGGcggcacacgggagaaaaacctttttcctgctccagCTGCGACAAAAGCTTCTGCAACAAGACCAACCTGGCGAGACACACGAGGACGCACACCGGCGAGAAAGTGTTCCGGTGCAGCGTGTGCCCGCTGAGTTTCTCCTACAAATACCAGCTTGACAAGCACGCGTGTGCGGGGGAGAACTGCACCACCAAATGA